One Hordeum vulgare subsp. vulgare chromosome 4H, MorexV3_pseudomolecules_assembly, whole genome shotgun sequence DNA window includes the following coding sequences:
- the LOC123450021 gene encoding kinesin-like protein KIN-14E isoform X1 — MEAGDDPMDFTWTAGWEAAHPACDSSPDPAPDPAPACDSSPDPKPAPPACDSSLDPAPDPAPAPQEAEAEPMILVSGPRVAVSGLRRADCHAGECVLFLNAGGCAIEDDDPSAKFSSDSFFQGGESIETSESILEGGDYPSLYSSARYGDFSYRFDGLAPGDYYLDLHFAEIVHTGGPKGIRSFDVLVQEDKILSELDVFAVVGGNRPLQVLDIRAYVGSNGVIIINFKGVRGNPMVCGICVRKAPATPAAKLGTRGTGLCKKCLTVVEISSPIQKRTIKLISKYEKQIEDLTSQCTSKSDECSMAWSLVESTNQELDRLKMELHQKLVQSDNFEQVLDTQTDQLRKVSQNYENDKKLWAAAISNLESKIKAMKQEQALLSLEAHDCAQAVPDLSKMIEAVRALVAQCDDLKVKYHEEMAKRKKLHNIVQETKGNIRVFCRCRPLSKVETSSGFKCVVDFDGANDGDIGIMNGGTTKKTFKFDRVYTPKDDQAEVYADASPLVTSVLDGYNVCIFAYGQTGTGKTFTMEGTERNRGVNYRTLEELFKIAEERKDTVTYNISVSVLEVYNEQIRDLLATSPSSKKLEIKQAGEGSHHVPGIVEAKVEDINEVWDALQTGSNSRAVGSNNVNEHSSRSHCMLCIMVRAKNLINGDCTRSKLWLVDLAGSERLAKTDAQGDRLKEAQNINRSLSALGDVISALASRSSHIPYRNSKLTHLLQDSLGGDSKALMFVQISPSDNDASETLSSLNFASRVRGIELGPAKKQVDTAELQKFKQMLERSKQEVKLKDDSLRKLEENCQNLEKQTKGKEQLYKNLQEKVKELESQLDSKEKQQNQLSEKLKEKEETCTALEQKIRELERNLEQQHRSDCDVAALNQSIEELEQLWLKLKEQEQQTSDAESKIEELELKLKEQEQQRSAAESKAREMEQELLEAQKTESMLESQLLDLKKKLPEMGARKLQDANAMPEPCNNPIPRVLPATPVEANMVPPPCAREVMSEKAQQQHHRILRSSDSANKRVPSSLFAEAGVVNEKKRKGEDSHPAASARQNAGRKRSSLQAEVENQLPAAAAATRKRSLQGGEVRSKRASNPARPSTSASSRATTASVAANKAVSGSRVTRQQQATVVSSNKTKGWVR; from the exons ATGGAAGCCGGCGACGACCCCATGGACTTCACCTGGACCGCCGGCTGGGAGGCGGCGCACCCGGCCTGCGACTCCAGTCCCGATCCCGCGCCCGACCCCGCGCCGGCCTGCGACTCCAGCCCCGACCCCAAGCCGGCGCCGCCGGCCTGCGACTCTAGCCTCGACCCCGCGCCCGACCCCgcgccggcgccgcaggaggcggaggcggagcccATGATCCTCGTCTCCGGCCCGCGCGTCGCCGTCTCCGGGCTGAGGCGGGCCGACTGCCACGCAG GTGAATGCGTCCTGTTCCTCAATGCGGGCGGGTGCGCCATCGAGGACGACGATCCCTCCGCAAAGTTCTCCAGCGATTCTTTCTTTCAAGGAGGGGAGTCGATAGAGACTTCCGAGAGCATACTCGAAGGCGGCGACTATCCGTCGCTCTACAGCTCGGCACGCTACGGCGATTTCAGCTACAGATTCGATGGCCTTGCCCCTGGAGACTATTACCTGGATCTGCATTTTGCTGAGATTGTGCACACCGGTGGGCCAAAAGGAATCAGATCGTTTGATGTGCTCGTGCAGGAAGACAAG ATCTTGTCTGAACTTGATGTGTTCGCGGTGGTCGGAGGTAACAGGCCCCTTCAGGTGCTTGACATCAGGGCTTATGTTGGGAGCAATGGTGTTATCATCATCAACTTCAAGGGAGTAAGAGGGAACCCCATGGTTTGTGGCATCTGCGTTCGGAAAGCCCCAGCAACACCAG CGGCAAAGTTAGGTACGCGAGGGACTGGCTTATGCAAAAAGTGTTTAACTGTTGTTGAGATTTCTTCACCTATTCAG AAAAGGACAATAAAACTGATCTCAAAGTACGAGAAACAGATTGAGGACCTAACCAGCCAATGCACCAGCAAGTCCGATGAGTGCTCCATGGCATGGTCTTTAGTAGAATCTACCAACCAAGAACTTGACAGGCTGAAGATGGAGCTTCACCAAAAGCTTGTGCAAAGTGATAATTTTG AACAAGTCCTTGATACGCAAACAGACCAACTTAGAAAAGTCTCTCAGAACTACGAAAATGACAAGAAACTATGGGCTGCTGCCATATCTAACCTGGAGAGCAAGATCAAG GCCATGAAGCAAGAGCAAGCACTGTTATCTCTTGAAGCACACGACTGTGCGCAAGCGGTCCCTGATTTGAGTAAGATGATTGAAGCTGTTCGAGCCTTAG TTGCACAGTGTGATGATCTGAAAGTGAAGTACCATGAAgagatggccaagagaaagaaactTCATAATATTGTCCAGGAGACAAAAG GAAATATTAGAGTTTTCTGTAGATGCCGCCCCTTGAGCAAAGTTGAGACATCTTCAGGTTTTAAGTGTGTGGTAGATTTTGATGGAGCAAATGATGGTGACATTGGGATTATGAATGGTGGAACAACAAAAAAGACATTCAAGTTTGACAGAGTTTACACACCAAAGGATGACCAAG CCGAGGTTTACGCCGATGCCTCTCCATTGGTCACGTCAGTGCTTGATGGATACAATGTATGCATTTTTGCATACGGACAAACAGGAACTGGGAAAACCTTCACCATGGAAGGGACTGAAAGGAACAGAGGAGTAAACTATAGAACTCTGGAGGAGTTGTTCAAGATTGCCGAGGAGAGAAAAGATACTGTCACGTACAACATATCTGTTAGTGTCCTTGAGGTTTACAATGAACAAATCAGAGATCTGCTTGCAACATCCCCTTCATCTAAAAA GTTGGAGATCAAACAAGCAGGTGAAGGATCCCATCATGTGCCTGGCATAGTTGAGGCCAAAGTTGAGGACATAAACGAAGTTTGGGATGCCTTACAAACTGGAAGCAATTCCAGGGCTGTAGGGTCAAATAATGTGAATGAACACAGCAGTCGCTCACACTG CATGCTCTGCATCATGGTTAGAGCAAAGAACTTGATAAATGGGGACTGCACAAGAAGTAAACTCTGGCTAGTAGATCTTGCTGGGAGCGAGCGGTTAGCCAAGACTGACGCTCAAGGTGATCGGCTTAAGGAGGCACAAAATATTAACAGGTCGCTTTCTGCTCTAGGCGATGTAATTTCTGCTCTTGCTTCCAGAAGCAGCCACATTCCATACAG AAATTCCAAGTTGACACACTTGCTCCAAGATTCTCTAG GAGGGGATTCGAAAGCCCTAATGTTTGTACAAATCAGCCCATCCGACAACGATGCGTCGGAAACCTTGAGTTCGCTAAACTTTGCTAGCCGTGTTCGTGGTATAGAACTGGGCCCGGCAAAGAAGCAGGTTGACACGGCCGAACTTCAGAAGTTCAAACAAATG CTTGAAAGGTCTAAGCAAGAGGTCAAGCTTAAGGACGATTCTTTGAGAAAGCTGGAAGAGAACTGCCAAAATTTGGAGAAACAAACCAAGGGAAAAGAGCAACTTTACAAAAACTTGCAAGAGAAG gtgaaggagcttgaaAGCCAACTAGACTCTAAGGAGAAGCAGCAGAATCAGCTTTCTGAAAAActtaaggagaaagaagaaacatGCACTGCGCTTGAGCAGAAG ATAAGGGAGTTGGAGCGCAATCTTGAACAGCAGCACCGATCAGACTGTGATGTTGCAGCTCTTAACCAATCG ATTGAGGAGCTGGAGCAGCTGTGGCTCAAGCTGAAGGAACAGGAACAGCAAACATCAGATGCAGAATCAAAG ATTGAGGAGCTGGAGCTCAAGCTCAAGGAACAGGAACAGCAAAGATCAGCTGCAGAATCAAAG GCAAGGGAAATGGAACAAGAGCTCTTGGAAGCACAGAAAACAGAATCAATGCTTGAGAGCCAG CTGCTGGACCTCAAGAAGAAACTACCGGAGATGGGGGCAAGAAAACTCCAAGACGCAAACGCGATGCCTGAACCCTGTAACAATCCAATACCAAGGGTTCTTCCTGCCACCCCTGTAGAGGCGAACATGGTGCCGCCTCCTTGTGCGAGGGAGGTGATGAGCGAGAAggcgcagcagcagcaccaccgcATCCTGAGAAGCTCGGACTCGGCCAACAAGCGGGTGCCCAGCTCCCTCTTCGCCGAGGCGGGCGTTGTCaacgagaagaagaggaaaggggaggacagcCACCCTGCCGCCTCTGCGAGGCAGAACGCGGGGAGGAAGAGGAGCAGCCTGCAAGCTGAGGTCGAGAACCAgctccctgccgccgccgccgccacaaggaagAGGAGCCTGCAGGGCGGGGAGGTGAGGTCGAAGAGGGCGTCGAACCCAGCTAGGCCTTCGACGTCCGCGTCTTCCAGGGCCACAACGGCAAGCGTGGCCGCGAACAAGGCGGTTTCTGGTTCTAGGGTCACCAGGCAGCAGCAGGCTACCGTGGTGAGCAGCAACAAGACCAAGGGCTGGGTGAGGTAG
- the LOC123450021 gene encoding kinesin-like protein KIN-14E isoform X2, whose protein sequence is MEAGDDPMDFTWTAGWEAAHPACDSSPDPAPDPAPACDSSPDPKPAPPACDSSLDPAPDPAPAPQEAEAEPMILVSGPRVAVSGLRRADCHAGECVLFLNAGGCAIEDDDPSAKFSSDSFFQGGESIETSESILEGGDYPSLYSSARYGDFSYRFDGLAPGDYYLDLHFAEIVHTGGPKGIRSFDVLVQEDKILSELDVFAVVGGNRPLQVLDIRAYVGSNGVIIINFKGVRGNPMVCGICVRKAPATPAAKLGTRGTGLCKKCLTVVEISSPIQKRTIKLISKYEKQIEDLTSQCTSKSDECSMAWSLVESTNQELDRLKMELHQKLVQSDNFEQVLDTQTDQLRKVSQNYENDKKLWAAAISNLESKIKAMKQEQALLSLEAHDCAQAVPDLSKMIEAVRALVAQCDDLKVKYHEEMAKRKKLHNIVQETKGNIRVFCRCRPLSKVETSSGFKCVVDFDGANDGDIGIMNGGTTKKTFKFDRVYTPKDDQAEVYADASPLVTSVLDGYNVCIFAYGQTGTGKTFTMEGTERNRGVNYRTLEELFKIAEERKDTVTYNISVSVLEVYNEQIRDLLATSPSSKKLEIKQAGEGSHHVPGIVEAKVEDINEVWDALQTGSNSRAVGSNNVNEHSSRSHCMLCIMVRAKNLINGDCTRSKLWLVDLAGSERLAKTDAQGDRLKEAQNINRSLSALGDVISALASRSSHIPYRNSKLTHLLQDSLGGDSKALMFVQISPSDNDASETLSSLNFASRVRGIELGPAKKQVDTAELQKFKQMLERSKQEVKLKDDSLRKLEENCQNLEKQTKGKEQLYKNLQEKVKELESQLDSKEKQQNQLSEKLKEKEETCTALEQKIRELERNLEQQHRSDCDVAALNQSIEELEQLWLKLKEQEQQTSDAESKAREMEQELLEAQKTESMLESQLLDLKKKLPEMGARKLQDANAMPEPCNNPIPRVLPATPVEANMVPPPCAREVMSEKAQQQHHRILRSSDSANKRVPSSLFAEAGVVNEKKRKGEDSHPAASARQNAGRKRSSLQAEVENQLPAAAAATRKRSLQGGEVRSKRASNPARPSTSASSRATTASVAANKAVSGSRVTRQQQATVVSSNKTKGWVR, encoded by the exons ATGGAAGCCGGCGACGACCCCATGGACTTCACCTGGACCGCCGGCTGGGAGGCGGCGCACCCGGCCTGCGACTCCAGTCCCGATCCCGCGCCCGACCCCGCGCCGGCCTGCGACTCCAGCCCCGACCCCAAGCCGGCGCCGCCGGCCTGCGACTCTAGCCTCGACCCCGCGCCCGACCCCgcgccggcgccgcaggaggcggaggcggagcccATGATCCTCGTCTCCGGCCCGCGCGTCGCCGTCTCCGGGCTGAGGCGGGCCGACTGCCACGCAG GTGAATGCGTCCTGTTCCTCAATGCGGGCGGGTGCGCCATCGAGGACGACGATCCCTCCGCAAAGTTCTCCAGCGATTCTTTCTTTCAAGGAGGGGAGTCGATAGAGACTTCCGAGAGCATACTCGAAGGCGGCGACTATCCGTCGCTCTACAGCTCGGCACGCTACGGCGATTTCAGCTACAGATTCGATGGCCTTGCCCCTGGAGACTATTACCTGGATCTGCATTTTGCTGAGATTGTGCACACCGGTGGGCCAAAAGGAATCAGATCGTTTGATGTGCTCGTGCAGGAAGACAAG ATCTTGTCTGAACTTGATGTGTTCGCGGTGGTCGGAGGTAACAGGCCCCTTCAGGTGCTTGACATCAGGGCTTATGTTGGGAGCAATGGTGTTATCATCATCAACTTCAAGGGAGTAAGAGGGAACCCCATGGTTTGTGGCATCTGCGTTCGGAAAGCCCCAGCAACACCAG CGGCAAAGTTAGGTACGCGAGGGACTGGCTTATGCAAAAAGTGTTTAACTGTTGTTGAGATTTCTTCACCTATTCAG AAAAGGACAATAAAACTGATCTCAAAGTACGAGAAACAGATTGAGGACCTAACCAGCCAATGCACCAGCAAGTCCGATGAGTGCTCCATGGCATGGTCTTTAGTAGAATCTACCAACCAAGAACTTGACAGGCTGAAGATGGAGCTTCACCAAAAGCTTGTGCAAAGTGATAATTTTG AACAAGTCCTTGATACGCAAACAGACCAACTTAGAAAAGTCTCTCAGAACTACGAAAATGACAAGAAACTATGGGCTGCTGCCATATCTAACCTGGAGAGCAAGATCAAG GCCATGAAGCAAGAGCAAGCACTGTTATCTCTTGAAGCACACGACTGTGCGCAAGCGGTCCCTGATTTGAGTAAGATGATTGAAGCTGTTCGAGCCTTAG TTGCACAGTGTGATGATCTGAAAGTGAAGTACCATGAAgagatggccaagagaaagaaactTCATAATATTGTCCAGGAGACAAAAG GAAATATTAGAGTTTTCTGTAGATGCCGCCCCTTGAGCAAAGTTGAGACATCTTCAGGTTTTAAGTGTGTGGTAGATTTTGATGGAGCAAATGATGGTGACATTGGGATTATGAATGGTGGAACAACAAAAAAGACATTCAAGTTTGACAGAGTTTACACACCAAAGGATGACCAAG CCGAGGTTTACGCCGATGCCTCTCCATTGGTCACGTCAGTGCTTGATGGATACAATGTATGCATTTTTGCATACGGACAAACAGGAACTGGGAAAACCTTCACCATGGAAGGGACTGAAAGGAACAGAGGAGTAAACTATAGAACTCTGGAGGAGTTGTTCAAGATTGCCGAGGAGAGAAAAGATACTGTCACGTACAACATATCTGTTAGTGTCCTTGAGGTTTACAATGAACAAATCAGAGATCTGCTTGCAACATCCCCTTCATCTAAAAA GTTGGAGATCAAACAAGCAGGTGAAGGATCCCATCATGTGCCTGGCATAGTTGAGGCCAAAGTTGAGGACATAAACGAAGTTTGGGATGCCTTACAAACTGGAAGCAATTCCAGGGCTGTAGGGTCAAATAATGTGAATGAACACAGCAGTCGCTCACACTG CATGCTCTGCATCATGGTTAGAGCAAAGAACTTGATAAATGGGGACTGCACAAGAAGTAAACTCTGGCTAGTAGATCTTGCTGGGAGCGAGCGGTTAGCCAAGACTGACGCTCAAGGTGATCGGCTTAAGGAGGCACAAAATATTAACAGGTCGCTTTCTGCTCTAGGCGATGTAATTTCTGCTCTTGCTTCCAGAAGCAGCCACATTCCATACAG AAATTCCAAGTTGACACACTTGCTCCAAGATTCTCTAG GAGGGGATTCGAAAGCCCTAATGTTTGTACAAATCAGCCCATCCGACAACGATGCGTCGGAAACCTTGAGTTCGCTAAACTTTGCTAGCCGTGTTCGTGGTATAGAACTGGGCCCGGCAAAGAAGCAGGTTGACACGGCCGAACTTCAGAAGTTCAAACAAATG CTTGAAAGGTCTAAGCAAGAGGTCAAGCTTAAGGACGATTCTTTGAGAAAGCTGGAAGAGAACTGCCAAAATTTGGAGAAACAAACCAAGGGAAAAGAGCAACTTTACAAAAACTTGCAAGAGAAG gtgaaggagcttgaaAGCCAACTAGACTCTAAGGAGAAGCAGCAGAATCAGCTTTCTGAAAAActtaaggagaaagaagaaacatGCACTGCGCTTGAGCAGAAG ATAAGGGAGTTGGAGCGCAATCTTGAACAGCAGCACCGATCAGACTGTGATGTTGCAGCTCTTAACCAATCG ATTGAGGAGCTGGAGCAGCTGTGGCTCAAGCTGAAGGAACAGGAACAGCAAACATCAGATGCAGAATCAAAG GCAAGGGAAATGGAACAAGAGCTCTTGGAAGCACAGAAAACAGAATCAATGCTTGAGAGCCAG CTGCTGGACCTCAAGAAGAAACTACCGGAGATGGGGGCAAGAAAACTCCAAGACGCAAACGCGATGCCTGAACCCTGTAACAATCCAATACCAAGGGTTCTTCCTGCCACCCCTGTAGAGGCGAACATGGTGCCGCCTCCTTGTGCGAGGGAGGTGATGAGCGAGAAggcgcagcagcagcaccaccgcATCCTGAGAAGCTCGGACTCGGCCAACAAGCGGGTGCCCAGCTCCCTCTTCGCCGAGGCGGGCGTTGTCaacgagaagaagaggaaaggggaggacagcCACCCTGCCGCCTCTGCGAGGCAGAACGCGGGGAGGAAGAGGAGCAGCCTGCAAGCTGAGGTCGAGAACCAgctccctgccgccgccgccgccacaaggaagAGGAGCCTGCAGGGCGGGGAGGTGAGGTCGAAGAGGGCGTCGAACCCAGCTAGGCCTTCGACGTCCGCGTCTTCCAGGGCCACAACGGCAAGCGTGGCCGCGAACAAGGCGGTTTCTGGTTCTAGGGTCACCAGGCAGCAGCAGGCTACCGTGGTGAGCAGCAACAAGACCAAGGGCTGGGTGAGGTAG